Part of the Nicotiana sylvestris chromosome 2, ASM39365v2, whole genome shotgun sequence genome, TAATGGATAAGAATAAGGAATCAAAAATCAGCACATCCATTCGGCCCCAATCAAAGAAAATCATATTACAAATCAAGGAGCTATTGTCAGCAAATATTCAGTATCCTTAATTAAACTCAATCAAAGGCTTGATTATCTCGTAAATGAAAGCCTGTGGCAAGGAAAGTCACAATCGAATCTGGCCCTTCCCAAGAGCAGGATTCGAAGAGGCACCCCTTGGGTCAATCCTCTTAAAGATCTCGTACCTCATTTTCGGTCAAGGTTTTACGGCTCTTTCCTCTCCTATAAGAAGTTTGCTAAGATCAAATGGAAGACTTGTGAAACTATACACATTATTTTCTAAGTCTCTCTGCTTCTTAGCCTAAACGCCGTAATCCTTAGTTTACTAGTGTCTTAAAAGATAGGAAAAGTTAGAACACAAAAGAGAGTTGTGTCACTATTCAAGATTCATTGTTGCTGTACTTCGTTGGTGGTGAACGAATCAAAACCATATGTACTGTAATACTTTCAAAATCTAAAGGAACCCTTGTGACCCAAGGGAAACTGGATGTAAGCACCACACCGGTACAGAATCAGTATAAAATCGTTGTGTCATTCTCTTtacatttactgttattttacaTTCTGCTCTCAATCTAATCAACTAAAATCATCGTTAGTCAACTAATTTTTTAATCTACCATTATtcactccccccccccccggtATGTAATCAAAACCATCTGTACTGTAATACTTTCAAAATCTAAAGGAACCCTTGTGACCCAAGGAAAACTGAATGTAAGCACCACACTGGTACAGGACCAGTATAAAATCGTTATGTGTCATTCTCTTTACGTTTACTGTTATTTTACATTCTGCTCTCAATCTAGTCAACTAAAATCATCATTAGTCGACCATAATTCACCCCCTGTACTTTCAGTTTTTGCACTGTGTTGTAATCTTTGGAGGTAAGGCAATCCCTCCTCCTTTCATTAATTAAAGATAATACAACACGCCCAAATATACtgaaaattttaatttaaaaaaatatgaaagGAAGTACTCCAACACACACTTCTAAACCATTGTACAGTTTGCAGGGGGATACTTTAACCATCACACCTAGTTTTAGACTTGGACATTAATTCTTTAAACGGTTTAGAAGCATTTATAATTTACATTATTTAGCCACCACAAAAATGTAATTCTTGGAAACCTGGACCTTGAAATCATCAAAATTTGAAAGAAAGATAAGTATATTGATGTGAATtgacaaaaattgaaaatgatttgCATCCAAACAAAAAGTTTGAATCGTCTGCACACAAAGGAATGGTCTCCCAATCCAAGCAAAAGGACTACAAGTCGCAGCCAATGCAGATGacaagaaaacaaataaaacacTGACCCAAAAGAGAAATTAACCAACCATTTTTACACATTCATATCCTATTCCTTACCCCATCTCGGATGAGATAAGATCAATGAGATTCTGCCACGTGGAACCCCTTATTGTGGCATATGTAAATAGCTTtgctaaaattcaaaaaaaaaaaagaaccccCAATTGCTGCCCTTTCATGTGGTCATTAATTTAATTTGTAATGTCAAGAACCACATAATAACGGCTACCATTCCTCTCATCTTAAGATGAGGTTTCCTCAATTTGTGTCCGTATGTGCAACTACATCGTTATATATAGAGGAGGCAATAGCTTCAAGCTAAGCAATTAATATTCAGAAATGGCTTCCTCAGTTATGTCCTCAGCTGCCGCTGTTGCCACCGGCGCCAATGCTGCTCAAGCCAGTATGGTTGCACCTTTCACTGGTCTCAAGTCCGCAACCTCCTTCCCGGTTTCCAGGAAACAAAACCTTTACATTACTTCCATTGCTAGCAACGGCGGAAGAGTTCAATGCATGCAGGTTTGTACTAGGAGTATATAATATTTGGATTGAACTTATATACGAGAGTGACAATCTTACTATATCTAAACCTCTTTTAGCTTTAGGAGATAACTTATCTTATTTTTTTTGGATGATTACTTGTAATTAAGGAACTATACTTGTAATTAAGGCACTATACTATGTTTcgaaaagaatgacacatttctaaatttgaaaacaatttaactttaaactttttattttactcactttacttttaatgaaaagcttttataaTCATACAAATGGTATAACCCCACAAAACTTTTGCCCCTCAAGCTTTTAGAACCACATATTTCAAATATTGTTTTTTGGCTTAAACTTTGTGTCAAGTCAAATTACATCATCTAAATTAAAACAGACGGAGTATATGCATAGAAGATCACAAAATTCATTGACACCCCAATGTTAGATAGAAAATGTTATGTTCCATACTTGTACTGAAGTtagtttaaattttttatttgggATATATGTAGGTGTGGCCACCAATTAACAAGAAGAAGTACGAGACACTCTCATACCTTCCTGATTTGAGCGAGGAGCAATTGCTTAGGGAAGTTGACTACCTTTTGAAAAATGGATGGGTTCCTTGCTTGGAATTCGAGACTGAGGTCAACGTCTATTATAAATCTTGCTACTATTATCAAGCATACCTAACATGAATTACTCAATCCTAACTAATTTGGGATCAAATGTAGTTGATTAATGGTATTTATCTCATGTTAATGTTTTGTTTATCTTGTGGATATGTACAGCACGGATTCGTCTACCGTGAGAACAACAAGTCACCGGGATATTATGATGGTAGATACTGGACCATGTGGAAGTTGCCCATGTTCGGGTGCACTGATGCCACTCAGGTCTTGGCTGAGGTAGAGGAGGCAAAGAAGGCTTACCCACAAGCCTGGATCAGAATCATTGGATTTGATAACGTCCGTCAAGTGCAGTGCATCAGTTTCATCGCCTACAAGCCCGAAGGCTACTAAAATCTCTATTTTTAAGACAACTTACCGTATGTATTCAGGGGAAGTTTGTTTGAATTCTCCTTGAGTTTTTCCCCGGAAAAACTGTTTTGGTTTTCCTTTGTTTTAATTCCTTCTTTCTATTCGGTATATATTTTTGAATTCCACTCAAGTTTATGAGAACTAATAATAATCATTTGTTTCTTTACTAATTTGAAACATGTTCTCtggcataagtcaacatccggtcaactttaCCAACTACTCTTTCTGTCCCGGAGTCTTGTGCTTTTAATTTTCCCTTTTGGATAATAATTTATATacatgactatttatttcaaaatGAAGATAGAAGAATTCATGCAGTCTACTCTAACTAGTGTTGCGTACGTTGAGCCTTAGTCGTTTAATTGGTGTTGACGCTGACAAATGCATATACTTTTAATTGGTTGATCAGCCTTAATTTAGGATCTTCTCGTGGATTTTTATTAGTTGATCACTTCTGGAAATTTAGCAAATTTTTATCTTTAGGATATTGTCCTCGATTCAAGGACGACCCTGTTTAAAACTTAATTTTAGGATCCTATTAGAATTCCAGCCGTGTGATGGAAGATACTAATAATAGGATCATATTAACTAAACTTCAGTTTTTCGGGAGAATGTTACATAATATATCTAATATCATTTGAATAAAGATttgaaagagtttttccaattaattaGTTATCTAATTATCATTTTTGAAATTATGTAATCCTCTATATATACTCATTTAATTTCATTTGTCTATATAAGGTTGCCATTAGATTGCTCCCATTCTTGAAACTAATTATATATATcgtaaaataaagaagaagaaaaaatgaagattGAGAAAGGGCTGCCAAATAATAAGCTAAAGCTGCAATTAGGCATGGGCTTCCTGTTATTCCAGACCGGTTGTCTAGCGATTATCGTAATTTGTTTAAAGACATCACAAACTGTTTTGTACGAAATGATATTGAAGCGACAAGATACTCTTCCTTACCAAAAACAATTACTACTTGAAGTTATCTTTTACAATATAGCTTTAGCCATTACTAATTTGCTTAGCATTGTTAACATTGTTGTTTTCATCTTATGCTCTTGATATTCATCATGTTTGTGTTGCTTCCATTTCTCTCACCAGTGATCGAGAGCTGCCTAAATTAATGCtgttggatatatatatatatattgagttAACTGCGTTTCTGTagcctttctttctttcttttttgtcaAATAAATTGCATTAATTATGTCAATTTGCGTGTTAAGAGTTTGATTAGTAAGCGTGGCGTGTTCCATATTTTAATTACCATTGCATTATCTTTTTTTATTAGGAGCACTTTCATTTTCCAGGCATCCCTTTTAAGTAAcaattttttttccttccaaagtTCATAAACATGCCTTATTTTTGCATTGTTTCTCagtttctttttgtttcttgtaTTAGGGCTTCGTTAATCCAGTTTCAGGAGTACTAGGATAAAGTTTATTAATCTTCCTTTTGTCATTTTCAATGGGGAAAGAATTAAGGGAAAAGGGCCAAAATTATTCTTGTACTTTGTTAAATAGTTTAGTTTACATCTATCATCCGTTATACTTTTCGTTCAAATTTAACCCTACTGTTAAAATAGTAAACAAATTTGTCCCTAACCCTAACGAATGTCCATCAAAGCATTGGGACCCCTCAATTAAAATGCCGCGTAATTAACCTCACCACCCCAATTGGGACCCCTCAATTAAAAATGCCACATAATTAACCTCACCACCCCCAATACCTCTCTTCCCCTTCGATTTCTTCTTCCATCAGCAGCTTCACCACCCAAAAGCCTCAATTTTTCACCACAAAATAGCTTCAAAATCAGAATTTAATCAATAATTTTCAGCCTCAACAGTATATTCAAGTAACATAACATGAACTTCAACAACTGCTGAAGAACATGACAGATCCATTAGGTATTCTTCAAGCTTTTCCAAACCCTTTAATGGTGATTTTAGTCTCCTTTCAAATACATCTGTCAAATCAGTACTAACCGGCCACCATTAATTGACAGACCCACCTTCTTCACATAAATCCCCCACCGTAActccttcatttttttttcacATTCTCAGCCATAGCAAAATAATGAAGAACCAAACAgaataaaatgaagaacaaaccaaaagaaagaatagaCCTTTAGTGACCAAGATCAGAGTGACTCTTTTGGTGGTGACTgtagcttcttcttttttctgaATGGGATTAGAAAGAGGTGGTAGTGAGAGGTTTTCCCGATGAAGATTTGAATAAAGCGTACAGTCGCTGAATTGATTTGAATTTCTTGCCGGAATCGGGGGAAAAAGCTGGCAGTTGATGGTGGACGATAGAGATGGGTAAAATCAAAATGGGAATGTCTTTTTAATTTTTggtttttttattttgtaaatcTATGCAATAAATACGATATTGTAAAAACAAATGGTGACATGGACTCCAGCTGGCATTTTATTTGCTGAGTCCGTTGCCATAATGGACATCCGTTAGGGTTAGGGACAAATTTGTTTACTATCTTAACGGTAGGGTTAAATTTGAACGGAAAGTATAACGGAGGAGAGATGTAAATTATTTAACATAATACAAGGATAATTTTGGCCTTTTTCCTAAGAATTAACAACACATTGACAAAATTGTCTAATTTTCATAGGGGTGGGCATATTTCGGTCGGAACCGAAAAAATCGACCGAACCGAATTCTTTTTTATTTCGGTTTCGGTTATTCGGTTTGTTCGGTCGGTTTcggtttaaaattttaaaatttcagtttttcggttcggttttcggttaTTAAGTTTTTTAATTCGGTTAACCGAAAAACCGAATTATTAGTATATATgttatttaagttatatatacgcTAAGCCCATAGGTAATAAATTAATACTATTAGGTCTAATCTATCAAAGAATCAACCCAATTAAGTAAGTCCATCAACTTTTCAATCTCAAAGACTTTCCCTCTATTAAAACTTCCATAGCATATGTGATAGATACCGGGAGAATTTCACACAGAGTTGTAATTTACACTATGTTTGAATTTTATAATCCATAATAGTGTGCAAAGTttaatctatttttttttctataaaCACAATATTTTCAACAATTTCGAAGTTTTGAGAAAAATCAACAAATTCGTCGGTCGTATTATTACATAGAAGGAGTCCGATATGATATTATtcaaaccgaaaaccgaaccgaaataaCCGAACCAAAATTAGAAAAACCGAACTGAACCGAACTTATTTTAGTTCGGTTTCGGTTACTACTTTTACAAAACCGAAAACCGATTAACCGAACCGAATTTCTTCAAACCAAACCGAACCgaccgaatgcccacccctaaATTTTCAAGCAAAACCAACATCTTCAGGgcttttgcatctatacccgatTTTGGAGTCACAATTGAACCTATACCCACTTTGCAAAAAAGTTTGCAAGCGTACCCAATTTACGATAACTTCAGACTTATGGGTCTGAAGTTATAAAAAAATGTCTGAAATGAAAAATTTGCACTTCAAATGCACTTAAGGCAAATAGGTCTGAAGTGAAACCAatggtttcatgcacttaaggctaATAattctgaagtgaaaaattgcacttcagtaagtttgaattggaaatttgcacttcagatgcacttaaggccaaaaagCCTGAAGTGCAACAAACGTTTTCATTCACTTAAAGCCAATAAGTTTGAAGTAAAAATTTGCACTTCAAATGAACTTAAGGCCAAAAAGTCTGAAGTGCAACAAACGTATTCATttacttaaggccaataagtctgaatTGAAAATTGCCCAGAAACGAAAATTTGTTCTTCGAGTTATAACAATCCAATATACGATTTaatacctaaatctactccaaatgagctcaaatttgaaacatagCCTCCAAATATCATCAGGAACAAACTCCAATCATTAATTtgtcaaaacaacaataaatctaatgaacccattttgcaattaagaaaaaaaaaagaagaagaaaccctaagcaatagtaaaaaataaaacaTCATAACAGCTCACCATTGTAAAACATCATAAACTACATTAAAATATATTCACAACCACCATATAAAATTATTGTCAcccgaagaagaagaaaaagaagaagaaggaggaggaggaggaggagaaagatgcttaaagttgtttaaaaaagGGTACAGGTTAAAACGTTTTTAAAAAGTGGATAtagattaaatgggggcgaccaaatagggcgtccgtgcaatttttaccacAACTTCTATATATTCTGGCGAAATTGTGCAAAACGAACACACcccttttttaaatttttgtttgtTTGATACAACACTTGATGTAACTGACGAAGTTCATATACATTTGTTAGAGAGACTTTTATTTTTGGGCACTACACAAAAGAAAAACAGGTAGAAAAAAAAAAAGTCTCTTAATTAGTAGTAGCAGTTCCTGTTATGATGATGATCCTTCATAAAAACGCAAGAACTCTTCATAACTGTAAGGGTACCAAATCCATTCCATAATCTTATCATTTTTCTCctcctcaaaatcccaattataaGCTCTCCATAATTCTTCCCCTGATCTTTCTGGAGAATTAGTTTCCATCCATTTCTCAAACTCCACTAATTGAGGATAATTATTCTCCTCCAACACCATTGAAATGTTGCTCCCACCTGATAATGATGTGTTTTTGTAAGTTACTGTCTCTTCTTGATCAGGCCAGAAGTCAGAAAACAAAGCGTTAAAATCTATACAAGTCTTTTCAAAATTTTCCGCTTCGCTGGTTTCTATTATCAGTCCCAGCTCTTCGTAATCTTTCACATCTAAAGGTATTATTTCCTCAGTATTTGCATTTTGCAGCTTTTTCTTCTCTTCTGCTGTTCTTTTGATAATCTTCACCTCATCACCTTCGTAAAGAGATCCCATTAAAAAAAATGGAGACAGAAAGATTAGAAGTGAAAAGAAGAAAATTAAAGAGAAGATTTTCTACTACTGTACTTCGATGAGTGCAGGGACTGAGTGGGGAAGTACTGGAATATATATTGAGGGGAGCAAAGCTAAGGTTTTTGGATTATATGCGTGCATGCATGAGTCAGCACATAATCGGACACAAACCTCTCACTCTTTTTTCTTCCTCAAAATTGTCTTGAATTTTTAATACTTGAGAAGGCATTaatttgctttttctttttcatgCAAAAATTAAAAGGTTTGATAATCTGATTACATTTATTGAGAACTAAAATCTGATTACATGTATTACTATTAAAATTTCTACTAGAAGTGATTGAAGATAGATAGAGACGAAGCTGGCTAGCTAACTCTTGTCCGTTACGAGAATAaaattatatactatattaaattTAATGAAGTTTGTCTAAAATAATAGAAGTAATTAGGTAGTTTAGAAAAGGTCATCATGACATCATATTAAAGTTATATAAAATGATACAATAATGCATTACAACGTAGCAGGGCGGcccttccataaagcaagtaaaaCAACCGCATTAGGCCCCATATTTGTGGGGGGGCCCATTTTTTGTTATACCTAATAGACTCCATATAAGTTTaaaaaagagttttgtaaattaaaaaattttgatttctttctttaataaaaatagagaagaaggatttgcaactgcTGTGATTTCTATCAAGGAAATTACAtttgaaatgaatatcgaacccgaatttcgtaagaaacatgtgatatataggaagtaacaatttTGATACGAATGTtgataataaaatctcaaaatatttcgaagagtcctttagagttgattacttttatacataatagacaaggctattttttcacttcaaaatagatttaaACAATTCGaaatatatgaaaatatttttggttttctatttggcagtaaaactaagatcactagatgttggaaatttgaaaaaatattgccttaatcttgaatgttccttaaagcataataatcaattcaatattgatggtttagatttattttctaaattaaaaatattaaggaaaatagtacaattagaagatagcAGTTTAAATGATacacttaatcaaataaaaatatttaattcttttccaaatgcctaaattgcttaTGAAATAATGTTCATAACTCATGTTACCGTTGCTTCAGcggaaagaagttttcaaaattaaaattgataaaatcttacctaatAACAACAATGTCGCAAGAAAGGTtaaatggattagctatattgtcaattgggaaatacttattaggagttattgattataagaaaattattaataactttgtatataaaaaaagttaaaaaatagacttcaaataaataataataaaattttaaaaatttaaagcCCCTCgtaaagtttggctttaggccacaaaattgGTCGGGCCGCCCTAACAATGTAGAGAGATTATATATTACATGATCAACGTACTTTTAACATGTTGTAACATGTTACATGTTGTACTTTTCAAGTTACTAACTGCACTTATTATATACGATTTACTTATAACTATTTTATAATTAGTGATCTACTGATGTAATACAAGTTTGCACCACTAGTGAGTGAAAGTTAAACTCTTATCTTACTAAGTATTACTTCCATTTGTTTCAAATAGagattctcactattttcatatTAGTTTGTTTCAAAAATATTGACACCTTTCAATATTTCCTTAATAAGAAGCACGTATAGCCTCATAAATGCTATGACAGATTTCAGACCATAAGTTTCAAAATTTTTACAGTCACACAAATGATATAACTTATTTAAGATTACATATCTCAAAAGTCTCCtcttatttatttaagtttgtgtCAAGTCAAACTAAAACGATCTTTTTAAAACGAAGGAATTAGTTTAAATAGTTTGAGGAAGAAATCAATTCAAAAATTTAGGAAATGGACCAAAAGAGAGGGCTAAAAACGTCATTTACTGGAACGGGAAATAGCACATAGGAGTAGCATAAACCTGTAATCCCCAACAGGCAAAAGTAGAAGTCTCCAAAAAAACACCGACCACTTTTTGGGCACATGGATGAAATTTACAATGTGAAAGGCTGCTTCTTGTTTTTGGTATTTTGTGAGTTTTAGAGCTTATACAAGGTTTTGCATGGGAGCTAATCACTCGTACTACACAAGTGGCAGTGAGTGTCTAGAATACTCTTTAGGTGTCAGTTTGTCTAGAATACTGTAAGTGACCTCGATCGGTTTGTTTCTTTTTAGTAATGAACTCGTACTTCAATTTTGGTGGTTCTGTAATTGTAATGGCATGGCGTCAGTCTTTTGATTTTTCTAGTACTCTGAAACAGTACGCGTACGAGGAGATAGTCTAATAAATTCGAGGAAGAAATGTGGCAGTCTTTGGTTTATATAGTGCCACTGAAAATTTGGATTGAATACAGTGGTAAAAGTTTGCATCCAATTCTTATAATTGCGCTGAATTAATTATGATACTCAGTGCCACTACTGGTACAAGTTCTACGATGCCTTAACTAGCTGGACAGAGGCGAAACCAGGATTTGAAGCTAATTGGTTCGGGATTCTATCCATTCTAagttattgggttctaaattaataatttatacatat contains:
- the LOC104224205 gene encoding ribulose bisphosphate carboxylase small subunit, chloroplastic 2-like, with protein sequence MASSVMSSAAAVATGANAAQASMVAPFTGLKSATSFPVSRKQNLYITSIASNGGRVQCMQVWPPINKKKYETLSYLPDLSEEQLLREVDYLLKNGWVPCLEFETEHGFVYRENNKSPGYYDGRYWTMWKLPMFGCTDATQVLAEVEEAKKAYPQAWIRIIGFDNVRQVQCISFIAYKPEGY